Proteins from a genomic interval of Staphylococcus debuckii:
- the tscT gene encoding type II toxin-antitoxin system toxin TscT, whose protein sequence is MNWELRDLFCDLDIVKEKINDVVTSVVWFDEKYFTHGPNHKLSREEIKMHGLKYHECRIQNTQLIDLMIMYMKEFNEIMEKIHEIEKASLNGEQTERDA, encoded by the coding sequence ATGAATTGGGAATTAAGAGATTTATTTTGTGATTTAGATATAGTGAAAGAAAAAATTAACGATGTAGTAACCTCTGTTGTTTGGTTTGATGAAAAATATTTCACGCATGGGCCAAACCATAAATTAAGTCGTGAAGAAATTAAAATGCACGGTTTAAAATATCATGAGTGCCGGATCCAAAATACGCAACTTATTGATTTAATGATTATGTATATGAAAGAATTCAATGAGATTATGGAAAAAATCCATGAAATAGAAAAAGCGTCTCTTAATGGCGAGCAAACCGAAAGAGACGCGTAA
- a CDS encoding pathogenicity island protein, producing MEKLNSKDYENVKNIVSIDRSLKNSLFTKKMVELLQERHDREFSIIKKEYPNLSDDEIVNILGDYREYINLIDSIEIFINFPLNYMDSNISKFLTEDDIEELKIAIEEMTGFVEGLEEK from the coding sequence ATGGAAAAATTAAATAGTAAAGATTATGAAAATGTAAAAAATATTGTGAGTATTGACAGAAGTTTAAAAAATTCTTTGTTTACTAAAAAAATGGTGGAATTATTACAAGAACGTCATGACAGAGAGTTTTCAATTATAAAGAAAGAATACCCAAATTTAAGTGATGACGAGATTGTAAACATTCTTGGTGATTATAGAGAATATATAAACCTTATCGATTCGATCGAAATATTTATTAATTTCCCGCTCAATTATATGGATTCAAATATTAGTAAATTCTTAACTGAAGACGATATTGAAGAATTAAAGATAGCTATTGAAGAGATGACGGGCTTTGTTGAAGGATTGGAGGAAAAATAA
- a CDS encoding pathogenicity island protein: MKQQVIITKSIVGWYNIKDTQHNLLLNIAPDVFKKHFPEVSEDICIACLEMDISRILELKNKKKVGN; the protein is encoded by the coding sequence ATGAAACAACAAGTAATTATTACGAAGTCGATTGTCGGTTGGTACAACATAAAAGATACACAACACAATCTTTTACTCAACATAGCACCCGATGTATTTAAAAAGCATTTCCCAGAAGTCAGCGAAGATATTTGTATCGCATGTCTGGAGATGGATATTAGCAGAATTTTAGAACTTAAAAATAAGAAAAAGGTAGGTAATTAA
- a CDS encoding DUF771 domain-containing protein, whose protein sequence is MLQEKDFTTTLLEYKTLWTMYDLMAHTNKSRNTLLKKLLLNPKHQSKIAEFTHAPAHKNDHWSFVAKYMKQYIEENHNQIF, encoded by the coding sequence ATGCTACAAGAAAAAGATTTCACAACAACATTATTAGAATATAAGACACTGTGGACGATGTACGATCTAATGGCACACACGAATAAAAGCAGAAATACATTGTTGAAAAAGCTGCTGCTGAACCCCAAACACCAATCAAAAATTGCTGAGTTCACACATGCACCAGCACATAAAAATGACCATTGGTCTTTTGTCGCAAAGTATATGAAGCAATATATCGAAGAAAATCATAATCAAATATTTTAG
- a CDS encoding Bro-N domain-containing protein — MIKQLFNNKEIRFIEKDGEYWAVAGDVAKVLGYSLTPHMLRMIDKEDVTTHIVDSTSNSKFARKTQKASIISEYGIYEAIWNSRRAEAQEFKKWVKQVIKELRQATGLKGYEAFRMLDKEKQKEAMDNLKNGIEAISKKDYCKAQTISNKAVSNVFGFPKMIQKEDMTRDMLALRQQVLNDTVEFMVFVDKYNLPLSVSKHIYSKYVNNQKMA; from the coding sequence ATGATTAAACAACTATTCAATAACAAAGAAATCCGCTTTATTGAAAAAGACGGTGAGTATTGGGCAGTAGCAGGAGATGTAGCGAAGGTATTAGGGTATAGCTTGACCCCACATATGCTAAGAATGATAGATAAAGAAGATGTGACTACTCACATTGTGGATAGCACCTCTAATAGTAAATTTGCAAGAAAGACACAGAAAGCGAGTATCATTTCTGAATATGGTATTTACGAAGCTATTTGGAATAGTAGACGTGCCGAAGCTCAAGAATTTAAGAAATGGGTTAAGCAGGTTATTAAAGAATTACGACAAGCCACAGGACTTAAAGGATATGAAGCCTTTCGCATGCTAGACAAAGAAAAGCAAAAAGAAGCAATGGATAATTTGAAAAATGGTATTGAAGCTATTTCTAAAAAAGATTATTGCAAAGCTCAAACAATTAGTAACAAAGCAGTATCAAATGTGTTCGGCTTTCCTAAGATGATTCAAAAGGAAGATATGACAAGAGACATGCTGGCGTTAAGACAACAAGTATTAAATGACACGGTAGAATTTATGGTATTTGTTGATAAATATAATCTTCCTTTGTCAGTCAGCAAACATATTTATAGTAAATACGTTAATAATCAGAAAATGGCATAA
- a CDS encoding helix-turn-helix domain-containing protein, whose amino-acid sequence MIKEIHYSNLVKKKRKELKMTQEEVARKIGISRSYLSDIENGKAFPSGRVLLKINNVIPIFLSIDDVNRDL is encoded by the coding sequence ATGATTAAGGAGATACATTATAGTAACCTAGTGAAAAAGAAGAGAAAAGAATTGAAAATGACACAAGAAGAAGTTGCGAGAAAAATAGGTATTTCTAGAAGTTACCTTTCGGATATTGAAAACGGAAAAGCATTTCCGAGTGGAAGGGTGTTGTTAAAAATTAATAATGTCATACCTATTTTTTTAAGTATTGATGACGTAAATAGAGACTTATAA
- a CDS encoding helix-turn-helix domain-containing protein — protein MSVGKTIKEIRKQRNLTQKQLADQIEISRSYLSDIENGNKNPSIKTTQRLAEKLGVTVAYLTSGKKMYADLTDEEKTQQFIKLNKMLRHEYTSKEEKLKNELLELLERKLSFNEIHYLNNALIFLKEDERDNILFMSVLIQQLYNYKGSKNKAVYDDMISEFSEFLYKYFNIK, from the coding sequence ATGTCTGTTGGTAAAACAATTAAAGAAATTAGAAAGCAACGCAACTTAACTCAAAAACAATTGGCTGATCAAATCGAAATATCACGTTCTTATTTAAGTGATATTGAAAACGGAAATAAAAATCCAAGTATAAAAACAACCCAGCGACTTGCAGAAAAACTAGGTGTAACTGTTGCATATTTAACAAGTGGTAAAAAAATGTATGCAGATTTAACAGATGAAGAAAAAACGCAACAATTTATCAAATTAAATAAAATGCTTAGACATGAGTACACTAGTAAAGAAGAGAAATTGAAAAATGAATTATTAGAATTACTTGAAAGAAAATTATCGTTCAATGAAATACACTATCTCAACAACGCGCTTATTTTTTTAAAAGAAGATGAAAGAGACAATATTTTATTTATGTCTGTTCTGATCCAGCAGTTATACAATTACAAAGGTTCAAAAAATAAAGCTGTGTATGATGATATGATAAGCGAATTTTCGGAATTTCTTTATAAGTATTTCAACATTAAGTAG
- a CDS encoding site-specific integrase — protein MASFEKQKNGKTWRYIISYKDDDGKYKKYQKGGFRTKQEAKVHATEMEYNLKRGYNIDNNVVFVEYFKQWYEVNKKPHVSVSTLNRYESAYKHLKDFFKNTYIREVKPTDYQEFLNEYAKTHNKETARKLNSYVRNCFEQAIHEGLILRNPTFKASITGSVPSKSEELKFISHKEYIRLKHHLESKESTSSLVLLVALVTGARFSEIVNMKREDFYVGDNKIHLPGTKTKTSDRTITIDTNTLNKVRNFIKGNPTNINGYVFTINGSIISNAAVNKALKSACKKLGIKNITIHALRHTHASVLIHNGYSIHYISKRLGHASVLVTQSVYLHLLEETYEREDNSFIQFMNNL, from the coding sequence ATGGCTTCATTCGAAAAACAAAAGAATGGTAAAACATGGCGCTACATCATTTCATACAAAGATGATGACGGTAAATATAAGAAATATCAAAAAGGCGGTTTCCGTACTAAACAAGAAGCAAAGGTACATGCTACAGAAATGGAGTATAACTTAAAAAGAGGGTACAATATCGATAATAATGTGGTGTTTGTGGAATACTTTAAGCAGTGGTATGAAGTTAATAAGAAACCGCATGTTTCAGTGAGTACATTGAACCGTTATGAGTCGGCATATAAGCATTTGAAAGACTTCTTTAAGAATACATACATTAGAGAGGTTAAGCCTACGGATTATCAAGAGTTTTTAAATGAGTATGCGAAAACTCACAATAAAGAAACTGCACGTAAATTAAACAGTTATGTGAGAAATTGTTTTGAGCAGGCTATACATGAAGGCTTAATATTGCGTAATCCTACTTTTAAGGCCAGTATAACGGGTTCTGTGCCTAGTAAAAGTGAAGAGCTAAAGTTTATCAGTCACAAAGAATATATACGCTTAAAACATCATTTAGAAAGCAAAGAAAGCACCTCATCACTGGTGTTGTTAGTTGCACTTGTGACAGGTGCTAGGTTTTCAGAAATTGTAAATATGAAGAGAGAAGATTTCTATGTAGGTGATAATAAAATACACTTGCCCGGTACGAAAACAAAAACATCAGATCGTACTATTACGATAGATACAAATACACTGAATAAAGTACGCAACTTCATTAAAGGTAATCCAACTAATATAAATGGTTATGTATTTACTATCAATGGTTCGATTATTTCTAATGCAGCAGTAAATAAAGCGTTGAAATCTGCATGTAAGAAGTTAGGTATAAAGAACATTACTATTCACGCCTTACGCCACACACACGCCTCTGTTTTAATACACAATGGTTATAGTATACATTATATCTCTAAACGCTTAGGACATGCCTCTGTGCTTGTCACACAATCCGTATATCTGCACTTATTAGAAGAAACTTATGAGCGTGAAGATAATAGCTTTATCCAGTTCATGAATAATCTTTAA
- a CDS encoding beta-class phenol-soluble modulin, with product MEGLFNAIKGTVESAINHDGGQLAVNIVDIVQNGIQIASKLFGA from the coding sequence ATGGAAGGCTTATTTAACGCAATTAAAGGGACAGTTGAATCTGCAATTAATCACGATGGTGGACAATTAGCTGTTAATATCGTTGATATCGTTCAAAATGGTATCCAAATCGCTTCTAAATTATTTGGTGCTTAA
- a CDS encoding beta-class phenol-soluble modulin, giving the protein MLTKLAQAIVNTVNAAQAHDSTKLGTSIVDIVQNGVGIVGKLFGF; this is encoded by the coding sequence ATGCTTACAAAATTAGCTCAAGCTATCGTTAACACAGTAAATGCTGCACAAGCTCATGATTCTACAAAATTAGGTACAAGCATCGTAGATATCGTACAAAACGGTGTAGGAATTGTAGGTAAATTATTCGGTTTCTAA
- a CDS encoding YjjG family noncanonical pyrimidine nucleotidase, with protein sequence MKYDTILLDFDDTIVDFHDAEDQAFYHLAEKYDIPPSKDNLALFKKVNQAHWEAFQENKLTKEEVLTERFINYFKRFGLSVNGKEADIAFRDGLATAPIKYFPETLETIQYLTQHAKVYIVTNGVEDTQLRRLAQTPLKNSIQDIFISEVTGYQKPMPEFFNYVFERIDAERHRSLIIGDSLTSDILGGLNAGIDTCWFNFRHKKNDTAIQPHYEITQLNEVKNFI encoded by the coding sequence ATGAAATACGATACGATTTTGCTTGATTTTGATGATACTATCGTAGATTTTCATGATGCGGAAGATCAAGCTTTTTATCATTTGGCTGAAAAATATGATATTCCACCTTCTAAAGATAATTTAGCTTTATTTAAAAAGGTGAACCAAGCTCACTGGGAAGCATTTCAAGAAAATAAGCTGACAAAGGAAGAAGTGTTGACGGAACGCTTTATCAATTATTTTAAGCGGTTCGGGTTGTCAGTAAATGGGAAAGAAGCGGATATTGCTTTCAGAGACGGTCTTGCGACTGCGCCAATTAAATATTTTCCTGAGACATTAGAAACGATTCAATATTTAACGCAACATGCTAAAGTGTATATCGTGACTAATGGAGTAGAAGATACTCAGTTGCGTCGACTGGCTCAAACGCCTCTTAAAAATTCGATTCAAGACATTTTTATCTCAGAGGTAACAGGTTACCAGAAACCGATGCCTGAATTCTTTAATTATGTCTTTGAACGCATAGATGCTGAGCGTCATCGTTCACTGATTATCGGTGATTCACTGACTTCAGATATACTTGGAGGGTTGAATGCGGGTATCGATACATGCTGGTTTAATTTCCGTCATAAAAAGAATGACACAGCAATTCAACCGCATTATGAAATTACACAATTAAATGAAGTGAAAAATTTCATTTAA
- a CDS encoding N-acetyltransferase, which produces MGNVKHLDINYKTDELFADFRETSNPNLAMIDELAGEMIDASSDSPFYGIFIGEKIGARMALYENGEVEEKHFPDYDKYLILWKLEVLPSYQSRGLGTELVDYAKSAQLPIKALARNKSRDFFVKHGFKDLHSNNDEGYDVLIWEPQNN; this is translated from the coding sequence ATGGGCAACGTCAAACATTTAGATATCAATTATAAAACTGACGAGTTATTTGCAGATTTCAGAGAAACCAGCAACCCGAACCTCGCAATGATTGATGAGCTTGCAGGAGAAATGATAGATGCAAGTTCTGATTCACCTTTCTATGGTATTTTTATTGGTGAAAAAATTGGAGCGAGAATGGCACTTTATGAAAATGGAGAAGTCGAAGAAAAACACTTCCCTGATTATGATAAGTATTTAATTTTATGGAAATTAGAAGTATTGCCAAGTTATCAATCAAGAGGATTAGGAACTGAACTTGTGGATTACGCAAAATCAGCACAGTTGCCGATTAAAGCGCTCGCAAGAAACAAATCGCGTGATTTCTTTGTGAAACATGGCTTCAAAGATTTACACTCAAATAATGACGAAGGCTATGATGTGTTGATTTGGGAACCGCAAAATAATTAA
- the bshC gene encoding bacillithiol biosynthesis cysteine-adding enzyme BshC, with the protein MDCLTANINEHDQFLEKLKESDALLNSFYQYDAMSPESFEQALNMPNNGREQELASVISDYMSDLDLTEAQQVNIDKLKQGAKVVIGGQQAGLFGGPLYTFHKILSIVNLSRQLSEDYAKDVVPVFWIAGEDHDFDEVNHTYVFNTEKAKLHKVKYHTMTPPESNVSRFVPDKEAMMQALDDFLVQIPETTHTNHLRQEMQDIIKNYASWTEMFKAFLHLVFKEYGVLLLDAQYQPLRRLEQPILKEMLKQHEAVDQAFRNRQSETVEAGLPAMIQTDTNVHLFIHEDDMRQLLTFEDGKFYTSKSQTAYTLDELLEIVETAPERFSNNVVTRPIMEEWLFNTVSFVSGPSEIKYWAELKVAFETLEVTMPIVLPRMKITYVSKRIEKLLRRYHLEAEQVIENGIEEEKDKFIRARASESFLQELDELEARQKATYEKLAAEVKDNEDNKNLVEKNNQIHQTQYDYLRKRYFINIERENAISMKHFRELNETLHPMGGLQERIWNALQFMNEFGTDMFSPSTYPPLRYTLDQIIVKP; encoded by the coding sequence ATGGATTGTTTAACCGCAAATATCAATGAGCATGATCAATTTCTGGAAAAGTTGAAGGAAAGTGATGCATTGTTGAATAGCTTTTATCAATATGATGCGATGTCTCCTGAAAGCTTTGAACAAGCTTTGAATATGCCGAATAACGGCAGAGAACAGGAGTTGGCATCTGTAATCAGTGATTACATGTCAGATTTAGATTTAACAGAGGCACAACAAGTAAATATTGATAAATTAAAACAAGGGGCTAAAGTAGTTATCGGAGGACAACAAGCAGGGTTGTTCGGGGGACCGCTGTATACTTTTCATAAAATATTATCCATTGTAAATCTGAGTCGCCAATTAAGCGAGGATTATGCTAAAGATGTGGTGCCTGTATTCTGGATTGCAGGAGAAGACCACGATTTTGATGAAGTGAATCATACGTATGTGTTTAATACTGAAAAGGCTAAATTGCATAAAGTAAAATATCATACGATGACACCGCCAGAAAGTAATGTTTCACGCTTTGTACCTGATAAAGAAGCGATGATGCAAGCGCTAGATGATTTTTTAGTACAGATTCCTGAAACGACGCATACTAATCATCTGCGCCAAGAAATGCAGGACATTATTAAGAATTATGCATCTTGGACAGAGATGTTTAAAGCGTTCTTGCATCTTGTATTTAAAGAATATGGTGTTTTACTGTTAGATGCACAATATCAACCCTTGCGCAGATTAGAACAACCTATCTTAAAGGAAATGTTGAAGCAACACGAGGCGGTAGATCAAGCTTTCAGAAATAGACAATCAGAAACTGTAGAGGCTGGACTGCCAGCTATGATTCAGACTGATACGAATGTACATTTATTTATCCATGAAGACGACATGCGTCAACTACTCACCTTTGAAGACGGCAAGTTTTATACGAGCAAATCCCAAACCGCTTATACTTTAGATGAATTATTAGAAATAGTAGAAACTGCACCAGAGCGTTTTTCTAATAATGTCGTTACACGTCCTATAATGGAAGAATGGCTCTTTAATACGGTCAGCTTCGTTAGCGGACCTAGTGAAATAAAATATTGGGCTGAATTGAAAGTGGCATTTGAAACTTTAGAAGTAACCATGCCGATTGTCTTGCCGCGTATGAAGATTACATACGTGTCAAAGCGTATTGAAAAATTATTACGTCGTTACCATTTAGAGGCTGAACAAGTGATAGAAAACGGTATCGAGGAAGAAAAGGATAAGTTTATCAGAGCACGCGCTTCAGAAAGCTTTTTACAAGAATTAGATGAGCTAGAAGCAAGACAGAAAGCCACTTATGAGAAATTGGCGGCAGAAGTGAAAGATAACGAAGATAACAAGAATTTAGTAGAAAAGAACAATCAGATTCATCAAACGCAATATGATTACTTGCGCAAACGTTACTTCATTAATATAGAACGTGAGAATGCAATTAGCATGAAACACTTCCGAGAATTGAACGAGACTCTCCACCCAATGGGAGGGCTTCAAGAAAGAATTTGGAATGCACTGCAATTTATGAATGAATTTGGGACAGACATGTTCAGTCCCTCCACTTACCCACCACTTCGTTACACTTTAGACCAAATTATAGTAAAACCTTAG
- the mraZ gene encoding division/cell wall cluster transcriptional repressor MraZ — translation MFMGEYEHQLDAKGRMIVPSKFRYELNERFIITRGLDKCLFGYTLEEWQTIEEKMKSLPMTKRDARKFMRMFFSGATEVELDKQGRINIPKNLREYANLTKECTVIGVSNRIEIWDRATWNDFYDESEDNFEDIAEDLIDFDF, via the coding sequence ATGTTCATGGGTGAGTACGAACACCAACTAGACGCAAAAGGCCGCATGATTGTACCATCTAAATTCAGATATGAATTAAATGAACGTTTTATTATCACTAGAGGCCTTGATAAGTGTTTATTCGGTTATACTTTAGAAGAATGGCAGACTATCGAAGAGAAGATGAAGTCATTACCGATGACTAAGAGAGACGCGCGTAAATTTATGCGCATGTTCTTTTCAGGTGCTACTGAAGTTGAATTGGATAAGCAAGGGCGTATTAACATCCCCAAGAATTTACGGGAATACGCAAATTTAACTAAAGAATGTACAGTGATCGGGGTTTCAAACCGCATCGAAATTTGGGACAGAGCGACATGGAATGATTTCTATGATGAATCTGAGGATAATTTCGAAGATATCGCTGAAGATTTGATAGATTTTGATTTTTAA
- the rsmH gene encoding 16S rRNA (cytosine(1402)-N(4))-methyltransferase RsmH, which produces MFHHVSVMLKETIDELNVKKDGVYVDCTLGGAGHALYLLNQLDKNGHLIAIDQDLTAIENAKTVLKDHLDQVTFVHSNFRQINQILDDLDIDKVDGIYYDLGVSSPQLDVPERGFSYHQDARLDMRMDQTQDLSAYEVVNDWPYEDLVRIFYRYGEEKFSKQIARRIEKTRENEPIETTLQLVDVIKEGIPAKARRKGGHPAKRVFQAIRIAVNDELKAFEDSLEQAIERVKVHGRISVITFHSLEDRLCKQIFQEYEKGPEVPRGLPIIPEEYTPKLKRVNRKPITATEEDLAENNRARSAKLRVAEILK; this is translated from the coding sequence GTGTTTCATCACGTAAGCGTCATGTTAAAAGAAACCATTGATGAGCTCAATGTGAAAAAAGATGGTGTATATGTTGATTGTACGCTGGGTGGTGCAGGACATGCCCTTTATTTATTAAATCAACTTGATAAAAATGGACATTTGATTGCAATTGACCAAGATTTAACGGCAATTGAAAATGCTAAGACGGTCTTGAAGGACCACTTAGATCAAGTCACGTTTGTACACAGTAATTTCAGACAAATCAATCAAATCCTAGACGACTTGGACATTGACAAAGTAGACGGTATTTACTATGACTTGGGCGTTTCCAGCCCGCAATTAGATGTACCGGAACGAGGATTTAGCTATCATCAAGATGCGCGTTTAGATATGCGTATGGACCAAACCCAAGATTTATCAGCTTACGAGGTGGTAAATGATTGGCCCTACGAAGATTTGGTGAGGATTTTTTATCGCTATGGCGAAGAGAAATTTTCCAAACAAATCGCCCGAAGAATTGAAAAAACAAGAGAAAACGAACCAATTGAAACCACTTTACAGCTTGTTGACGTGATTAAGGAAGGCATCCCTGCGAAAGCGAGACGTAAGGGCGGACATCCGGCCAAACGTGTTTTCCAAGCCATCCGAATCGCGGTTAATGATGAATTGAAAGCTTTTGAAGATTCATTAGAACAAGCAATCGAAAGAGTTAAAGTACACGGACGTATTTCTGTCATTACTTTCCATTCTTTAGAAGATCGTTTATGCAAACAAATTTTCCAAGAGTATGAGAAAGGCCCAGAAGTTCCCCGTGGCTTACCTATTATTCCAGAAGAATATACGCCGAAATTGAAACGTGTTAACCGAAAACCGATTACCGCAACCGAAGAAGACTTAGCAGAAAATAACCGAGCGCGCAGTGCCAAATTGCGTGTCGCCGAAATTTTGAAATAA
- the ftsL gene encoding cell division protein FtsL: MAVEKIYEPYNESYEPARQTPEVKPSSSPARKVKRKVVVQLTKFEKVLYISLIAVIAMVSIYILSLKMDAYDTKGKIADLDQKIETQSSQNSALKSEIKKNSSYERIYEKAQKQGMSLKNDNVKVVRNNAEAKN; the protein is encoded by the coding sequence ATGGCTGTAGAAAAGATCTATGAACCTTACAACGAAAGTTATGAACCCGCTAGACAGACCCCAGAAGTAAAACCTTCGTCTTCACCAGCCCGTAAAGTGAAGCGTAAAGTTGTTGTGCAACTGACAAAGTTTGAAAAAGTACTATACATATCTTTAATCGCTGTCATTGCAATGGTAAGTATTTATATCCTATCTTTAAAAATGGACGCCTATGATACTAAAGGCAAGATTGCTGATTTAGATCAAAAAATCGAAACGCAATCGAGTCAAAATAGTGCATTAAAGTCTGAAATCAAAAAGAACTCTTCTTATGAACGCATTTACGAAAAAGCTCAAAAACAAGGCATGAGCTTAAAGAACGATAATGTAAAGGTAGTGCGTAATAATGCCGAAGCGAAAAATTAA